The following coding sequences are from one Rutidosis leptorrhynchoides isolate AG116_Rl617_1_P2 chromosome 11, CSIRO_AGI_Rlap_v1, whole genome shotgun sequence window:
- the LOC139876370 gene encoding uncharacterized protein, whose amino-acid sequence MEMKKWKAYYKRLHRRELERLAELKTSIYHSYDELHDAVEIMAKNHGLVFCLVFPTIYTSHGEHGHYNWEYIYTMDYGDEFYEYKKTYYYKRDGFGKLALKAFETYHTYLSTNFSELIPATVAQSCLCLGMCLKNINIDADSHDCVFDMIFKLDDDNIRQPFVFLDSLFKELEECLPSFQLSSGTQFGRQSLVLDSHTYKAWEEHQPSSVSCIPSFKLSGTEFDCQLPL is encoded by the exons ATGGAGATGAAGAAGTGGAAGGCGTATTATAAAAGACTACATAGGCGGGAACTAGAG AGACTAGCTGAGTTGAAGACTAGCATCTACCACTCATATGATGAACTTCATGATGCAGTAGAAATCATGGCTAAAAATCATGGCCTAGTTTTTTGTCTAGTTTTTCCCACCATCTATACTTCACATGGAGAACATGGGCACTACAATTGGGAATACATATATACTATGGATTATGGTGACGAATTTTATGAATATAAGAAAACTTATTACTATAAGCGAGATGGGTTTGGTAAACTTGCTCTCAAGGCATTTGAAACTTACCACACATACTTGTCCACAAATTTTAGTGAATTGATCCCTGCCACTGTTGCTCAGTCTTGCTTATGTCTTGGCATGTGCTTGAAGAATATTAACATTGATGCTGATTCACATGATTGTGTTTTTGATATGATTTTCAAATTAGATGACGACAACATCCGCCAACCTTTTGTCTTCTTGGATTCACTGTTTAAAGAACTAGAGGAATGTTTGCCAAGTTTCCAGCTTTCTTCTGGCACACAATTTGGTCGTCAGTCACTGGTTTTAGATTCTCACACTTATAAAGCATGGGAAGAACATCAACCCTCATCAGTG AGTTGTATCCCAAGTTTCAAGCTTTCTGGCACAGAATTTGATTGTCAGCTACCGTTG TAA